CCCCGGCTTCCAACTGCCGCCGTCGATGGCAACCGGGATGCTGCGAGCGCTGGCTTGCTTAGCGAGGGCCTCGCTGGCTGCCATCTGGTGGCCGTCAAGCAGCGTGATCGCGACGTTGTCGAGGTAGCCTTCGAGGGCAGAAGCCCCCTCGGGCTGCACGGCCGGGGCTTTGAGGGAGATGACCGTACGCTCGCCGCTAGCGCGATCCACCAAAATGGAGGAAACCGGCGGTGGGGCGCTCCGCTCGGGATCCAAATCGCGCAGCGCGACGCCGTAGTGCGCCAAATCGGCCCGGATGAGCTCGCCGCTGGGGTGCTGGCCCACGGTCCCCAGCAGCGCCGCTGCGTTCCCCAGATAGCTAAAGGTGACAGCGGCATTGGTCGCCGGACCGCCGGCCGCCAGCGTCCAATCGGCCGCTGCGATTTTCTCGTTGGGTTGGGGCAAGTGATCGCAAAGGTAGATCCAATCCAGCGTTACCATCCCGACGAACAGCCCCTTGGCCATCACCGCACCGCATCCGCGTTCTGCGCTCTCAGCATGCCATCCGCGCCCAGCGACGACCCAGCGGCCGGACCGCTGTACCTGGTGGCAACGCCCATCGGCAACCGGGACGACATTACCCTGCGCGCGCTCAAAACGCTGCAGTCGGCGGATGTCATTGCCGCCGAAGATACGCGCCGCACGGGACAGCTGCTGCAGTATTTTGAAATTGCAACGCCGCAGCTAAGCTACTACCAGCACAACTGCCGGCAGCGCCAACCCATGCTGCTGGCGCGCTTGCAGCGCGGCGAGGCAGTGGCCTTAGTTAGCGATGCCGGCCTGCCCGGCATTTCAGATCCCGGGCGCGAGCTGGTGCGCGCGTGCTGCCATGCCGGCATCCCCGTGGTGCCCATCCCCGGCGCAACGGCAGTGACGGCTGCGCTGGTGGCCTCCGGGCTGCCCACCGAGCGGTTCGCCTTTGAAGGGTTTTTGCCTACCAAACACCAGGCGCGCCAGCAGCGGCTGCAAGCCCTCAAAACCGAAACGCGCACCATCGTGTGTTACGAAGCGCCCCACCGCCTGCAGCGCACCCTG
This genomic window from Cyanobacteria bacterium QS_8_64_29 contains:
- the rsmI gene encoding 16S rRNA (cytidine(1402)-2'-O)-methyltransferase, with protein sequence MPSAPSDDPAAGPLYLVATPIGNRDDITLRALKTLQSADVIAAEDTRRTGQLLQYFEIATPQLSYYQHNCRQRQPMLLARLQRGEAVALVSDAGLPGISDPGRELVRACCHAGIPVVPIPGATAVTAALVASGLPTERFAFEGFLPTKHQARQQRLQALKTETRTIVCYEAPHRLQRTLRDLAAALGCNRPIAVARELTKRHETWLRLTLGEAITHYAQGTPKGELTLVVAGTDEGDAMALSERELKAELQQLMRQGLTRSQASRQLAQATARSRRELYQLTLEDAEQPPQP
- a CDS encoding ribokinase, which translates into the protein MAKGLFVGMVTLDWIYLCDHLPQPNEKIAAADWTLAAGGPATNAAVTFSYLGNAAALLGTVGQHPSGELIRADLAHYGVALRDLDPERSAPPPVSSILVDRASGERTVISLKAPAVQPEGASALEGYLDNVAITLLDGHQMAASEALAKQASARSIPVAIDGGSWKPGFERVLPYVTYAICSADFYPPGCQTQADTFAYLADCGIPHAAITQGEGPIPYLSPDGEGQIPVPTVESLDTAAAGDILHGAFCHHALERDFPSALTAAAQVASRACQSFGSRQWMEEPSRS